In Nitrobacteraceae bacterium AZCC 1564, the following proteins share a genomic window:
- a CDS encoding large subunit ribosomal protein L31 (product_source=KO:K02909; cog=COG0254; ko=KO:K02909; pfam=PF01197; superfamily=143800; tigrfam=TIGR00105) has translation MKPEIHPDYHTIKVVMTDGTEYLTRSTYGKEGDTLNLDIDSKSHPAWTGGTQQILDRGGRVSRFQKKFSGFLKKD, from the coding sequence ATGAAACCCGAAATTCACCCGGATTATCATACGATTAAGGTCGTCATGACCGACGGGACCGAATACCTCACCCGCTCGACCTACGGCAAGGAAGGCGACACCCTCAACCTGGACATCGACTCCAAGTCGCATCCAGCTTGGACCGGTGGAACCCAGCAGATTCTCGACCGCGGTGGCCGTGTTTCCCGCTTCCAGAAGAAGTTCTCGGGCTTCCTCAAGAAGGATTGA